The Hydrogenobacter sp. T-2 region TCCCAGCACAAGATGCCACAAAGGGTAAAGTAGCAATCATAAGAGCTTTTTTCATCTTCATACCTTTTACCTCCGGCTTGAATTTAGCTGAATATAATTATATCTCAAAACTATTAACTTTTCAACTTTCTAAACAGGCTCTTTGAGATAAATAGGCTCTAAAAGCATAGGCTCATCGCCCATATAACCTTCAGAAAGCCTCCTATAAGCCCAGAGACCACCATATAGAGAAAAGGGAAAATACTCAAGTTGTATATCTCCAATAGACTGGATCGCAAGACCCACAAGAGGAACTTCTGGCTTTTTATCTAAGGTAAATATCTCACTTACCTTTGAACCATCACACCTTCTACAAAAAACATTACTGCTAACTCTCAAAGCAACCACTTTTTCCTCTGGAGCTTTCACAAAAAGACATAACATCATAAGATTTTCATAACCAACAATAGGCTTTCTTTCCAGATAAGCCAAAGTTTTCATAAAGGTTATACCTATCCTAAGGGAAGTGAGATAGCCCACTCCTAAGGAAACTGCAAAGGCATCCACACTCTCTGGCTCTATCTTAAGCTCTTTCAAAAGGCTTGGCAGATGCTGAAGGGTCTTTTTATTGTCATCCACCATATGGTGCAAAACCACCTTACCATCCTCTATAAGAGTGAGGTTTATAAAGGAAAAAGAGGTATCCAAGGAAAATAGCCTCATCGTATACTATGATACATGATGCTCTTTGATATGGAAAAGCCCCAAGGTTTTGACCCCTATGAGGTTCTTACCCGTTTAGTAGTCCCAAGACCCACGGCGTGGGTTTCCACCCTTAGCCCAGAGGGTATTCCAAACCTCGCACCTTTTAGCTTTTACAATGCGGTGTGTGATGAGCCCCCTGTGGTGCTCATATCCATAAGCAAAAGGGAAAACCACCAGAGAAAGGACACTTCAAGAAATATCCTTGCCACGAGAGAGTTTGTTATAAACTTTGTCTCTGAGGATCTTCTAAAGGAAGTGGAGCTGAGCTCAAGAGACTTTCCCCCAGAGATAAGCGAGTTTGAGGTCTGTAAGCTCCAAGAGGCAAAAGCCTACAAGGTAGAAGCACCAAGGGTAGCGAAAGCCCGAGCATGGCTTGAGTGCAGGCTACTAAAACACGAAGAGCTCTTTGACTATGACCTTATCTTTGGACGGGTGGTCTTCGCGGGTGTGGAAAGCTTTGAAGTAGCTTCTCTAAAGCCTGTTGGCAGGCTATCTGGAAAGTTCTGCAGAATAGTTGAGATAAATCAAGCCCCAAACCAGCCCTGAGGCTAAAATATTTATCATGGCTAAGGTAAAGATAAATAGAAAGGTGCTTGATATACCAGTGGGTGAAAGGTTTGGAGAGCATCACCATGAGATAGAAAAGGCAGGCGTGGAGTTTGGGTGCACCGACGGTCAATGTGGTGTATGCGTTTGCACCGTCTTGAAGGGACTTGAGTGCTTTGCAGAGCCCTCGGAGCAGGAAGAGGAAACCCTCTGGAGAATAGGAGAATACGAAGAAAACCGTAGGCTCGCCTGCCAGCTCCTTATAGAAAAAGAGGGCTGTGAAATAGAGTTAGAAACCGACTAACAGGTGCACTCCTTTATACCCAGCTTTCTGTAGAGAGACACTACTGGACACCAGCCTGTAAAGGCGGACTGAATCTGGTTTATAGCCATAAACACTATAAAGGCTTTCCAAAACCAGTGGATATCTGACGGAAGTATGGCAATTAGAAACACAAGCAAAAGCACTCCACCAGAAGTAGCCCTCAAAGCTCTATCCATAGTCATGTTTTTACCTCCTTTCTTAAGTTTATAAGAATATTCTAATAAAGCTTTACACTTTGTCAAGGCTACGGTGGGCTTTTGTGAGATAATTTTTATATGTACAAAATCTTAGAAAAGTTAAGGCTCTCGGAAGATGCATGTCTTTTAAAAGTTCATGCACCCCATGTGTCTAAGGCGGAGCCAGGGCAGTTTGTGATGGTTCAGCATACAAAACTCTCGGAGTTAGTTCCTCTTGCCATACTTGAGACCTTTCAAGAGGGCTTTTCTTGTCTTGTAAAGGCGGTGGGTAGGTCCACCCTTGAGATATTGGAGGAGGCGGAGAGTTTTCAGTATGTGGCAGGACCTCTTGGCAAACCTTTCCCAGTAGAAAAATACGGAAAGGTGTCCTTTTACGCCTACTCTTGGGGTATTGCACCTATTTTAAACGTGGCGAAGGCTTTAAAATCTGCAGGCAACAGACTTTTCCTTCAGGTAGTATCTGAAGAGTTTTATCTAAGGGATAGGTATGAAGCACTTTTTGACGAGGTAAGGCACTCCGAGGATATACTAAACTTTGAGGCAGACCTTGTAGTATCCGCAGGGAGCAATAGGCTTTCATACCAACTTACCCAGCTCTTCCCTCAAACACCCATCATAAGCATGGTTAACACCCATATGCTTGATGCGGTAGGTCTTTGTCTTGTGTGTAGAGTTTTAGTGGATGGCAAATATGCCCTTGCTTGTGCGGAGGGTCCTTGGTTTCATGCCCATAGAATTGACTGGGAAAACCTTATGGCAAGGGAAGAGACCTACAAGGAGCAGGAGAGATTGGCTCTTGAGGAATACTTACGGACCTTAAGAAGAAGAACACTTGCTACATAGCATGCAAGAACAATACGATAAATTCAGAGAGTATGTGGAGGAACTTGAAAAATGCAGAAAAGAACTGGAGAACCTAAAGTTTGAAAATAACTTAATGCACGAAAAGATATACAGACTTGAAATGGAAAAAAGCTCCCTCAAGGAAAAGGTTGAGAAGTTGACAGAATATATAGGAAACATAGAACAAGTTTCAAGAAACAAAGACCAGATAATATCCTCCCTATCACAGGAGCTAAACAGCTATAGAAGACTGCTTATGGTTCTTATTATGCTTATCCTTTTATTACTCCTTATAATCCTTTACCTATCACTGCAATGAGAAGACTTATCGTCATACCCGCAAGACTTAGCTCCACAAGACTAAGGGAAAAGCCTCTCACTCCTATACTCGGCAAGCCATTAATAAGATGGGTAGTGGAGGGCTGTTTGAAGACTAAGGAAAGGGTAATCTTGGCTACAGACAGCGAGAGGGTTTACGAAGTGGTAAAAGACCTTCCTGTGGAGGTAAAGTTTACACCCTCTGACCTACCCTCTGGAAGCGACAGAGTTGCCTATGCCATAAGAGACGAAGAGATAGATTGGGTAATTAACTATCAAGGTGATGAGCCCTTTGTATACGAGGAAGACATCCAGAGACTTTTCCACGCCCTTGAGGACCATCCTGTGGCTACCCTCGCCATAAAAGACCCACATGCCTACAAAGACCCCAACTCGGTAAAGGTAGTCTTGCGTCAAGACCACACCGCCCTATACTTCTCAAGGTCTCCCATACCATACATGAAAACTTCTTCAGACCCTTATCCGCTAAAACATGTAGGCATTTACGCTTACAGAAAGCAAACCCTTTTGGAGTTTACCACCATGCAAAAAAGCACGCTGGAAGCCTTAGAAAACCTTGAACAGCTCCGCCTTTTAGAGGCAGGCTACAACATAAAGGTAATCCTTACAAAAAACTACTATCACGGAGTAGACACGGAAGAGGATATAAGGCTCGTAGAAAGAGAACTCTCCGCAAGGCTTTTTACGAACTCATAATTTAGCTTATGTCCACCAAGATAGGAGAAAACTTTACCCTTTAGCCTAAAGCCCAGTAAGCTAAGGTCTCCGATAAGATCCAAGAGTTTATGCCTTATAGGCTCGTCCTTTGACCTCATGCCCTCTGGGTTATAGACAAAACCATCACCTATAACCACTGCGTTCTTTAGACTTCCACCCTTTGCAAGTCCATTCTGGAGCAGAAGCTCCACATCCTTATCGTAGCAGAAAGTTCTTGCAAAGACCACCTCTCTTGCATTTCCACAGTACTGAGCTATGCCCTCTTCAAGAATGCCTTTTACATAGCCTCTGTATGACGCACAAAAGCCTTCGTAGGGTTTTGCCTGTATATATCCCTTACAGTTTCTCACCTCAAAAGGCTCTTTTATCTCAAAAAACCTTGCCTCTTCCTCAAGCTCAAGGGTTAAGTTTTTCAAGGCTTTATAAAAGTAATAACCGCTCCCGTCAAGTATAGGGACTTCCTGTCCTTTTATGAACTCAATTGTAAGGTTGTCTACACCCAGCATATAAAGAACCGCAAGAAGGTGCTCCACGGTGCTAACCTTTGCTCCATCCTTTCCAAGCACAGTAGCATGGTCTGTGCCCTGCACATATTTGTAATTGGCAGGTATATAGGTCCCTCTTACAAGAAACCTTATGCCCCTGTTTTCACCCTCTGGATGGAAAACTATCCTTGAGACCTCACCGCTATGTATACCAACACCCTCAAACTCCACATCTCTGGAGATAGTTTTTTGTCTCATCTCCGCACATACATGCAAAATCTATGCCAAACCTCTTAGGAGCTCCACCACCCTTTCAATAGAAGGCTTCTCAGGGACAAGGCACTTCAGACCCATTTCCCTTTCAAAGAAACCCTTTGTAGTTTTGCCAATGCATACCACCTTTATGGGTTCTAAAAGGCTTATGGCTTCTTCCTTTTGCAAGTTTGCAAGAAGACCCTTGACCGCAGAAGGACTTGCAAAGACCACTGCGTCCGCAGTAGAGAGCTTATCAACGAGCTCTTCCTTTTGGTATAGCTTTGGCTTTATTGTGTATACATCCAAAGCATACACCTCAAGACCAAGAGCCTTTAGACCCTCTATCACTTCGTCCCTTCCTATCGCAGACTTTGGCAATAGAACTCTTCCACTAATACCACGAAAGAGCTCTATAAGCTCCTCTCCGTAGTAGTTCTCTGGCATAGCCCAGACCTTGTAGCCCTGCTCCTCTACTGCCTTTTTAGTCTTTTCACCTACTACCACTATCTTCTCTCCTTTAAGCCTGCACTTGGAAAGGAATGCCTTTACCGCCCTTGGGCTCTGAAAGACTACAAAGTCAAAGCTCTCCTTTGGAGGCTCAAAGTCAAGAAGTTCTTCTTCAATGAGAGGCAGTTCCAAGACTTGAAAGCCAGCTTTTTCAAAGATAGGCTTATCCTTTTTTATGTCCTCCTCGCCTCTGGTGAAGGCTATCCTTTTTAGCATGGAAGGATATAATTTAACCCTATGTCCTCTTACAGGGACCTTCTTGCAAAGATTGACATTGTGGATGTGATATCCTCTTACATAGAGCTAAAGAGAGTTGGCAATAACTACACCGCAAGGTGTCCCTTTCATCCCGATGATACACCATCCTTTTATGTATCTCCTTCAAAGGGCATTTTTAAGTGTTTCGGTTGTGGTGTGGGAGGCGATGCGGTTAAGTTTGTGAGCCTGTATGAAAACATAGACTACTGGGAAGCCCTTGAGAAATTAGCAAAGAGGTATGGTATAAAGATAAACCTTAAAAGGAGGGAGAAGGATAGTCAGATCCTGCTTGCCCTTCAAAGGGTCGCAGAGTTCTACCACGAAGAGCTAAAAAACAGCAAAGTAGCTATCCAATACTTACAAAGTAGAGGTATAAACTCAAAGACCATAACCAAGTTTCAGCTTGGCTTTGCGGGAAATACAGACAAGATGATAAGGCTACTTAAAGAGGAGGATCTTCTTGAGGTTTATGAAAAAAGCTCAAACCTTATAAAGATTGACGAAAACCTCTACAGAGACCTCTTCAAAAACAGGTTGATAATTCCCATAAGGGATATAAAGGGCAATGTAATAGCCTTTGGAGGCAGAAGTCTTGATGGAAGTCACCCTAAATATGTGAACTCTCCAGAATCTGAGGTTTTCAAGAAAAGGTCAAGCCTTTTTGGTCTCTTTGAGGCAAAGGACTACATAAAAGAATCCCAGCGGGTAATTATCGTAGAGGGCTATTTTGACCTTATGAGTCTCTGGCAGGAGGGTATAAGAAATTGCACTGCACCTCTCGGCACAGCACTCACAGAAGACCACGCTTATATGCTCTCTAAGATGGCAAAGACCGCAATACTCCTCTACGATGGAGACCAGGCAGGCAAGAGGGCAGTAAGGTCTTCTGTCCCACATCTTCTGAAAGCAAAGATGGAAGTGAAAGTGGTATACCTTCCAGAAGGAGAAGACCCAGACTCCTTTGTGAAAAAAGAGCCAAAGCTACTGAGGGAAATGCTAAGCTCTTCTCTGCCGATAGAAGAGTATATGCTTGAGGAAATAAGGAAGGGAGACAAGCAAGCCTTTGATGACCTTCTATACTTTTGTGGTTTTATACCAGATGGTGTTAAGAGGTTTGAGCTCCTTAGAGAAGTTTCAAGGATAACTGGACTTCCTATTACGAGCCTTCAGGATAGAATTCCCAAGATGGAAGTTAAAGGAGAAAGGGAAAAAATAGAGCTTAGCTATCACGAGGCGGTTTTTCTTGCCGGTCTATATAGGTTTGGGACTGAAGGAATAGACTTTGAGAATCTCAGACTTTCTCCTCAGGCTATGGAGCTTATTGAAGCACTTCAAAAAGGTGAATATCACCTTTTGCCAGGCTACATAAGGAACTTTAAAGCCTACGACCTTGAGAGGGCTTTTCAAGAAAGCCTTAGAATGCTTAGCACTGTAGAGGAGAGTTTGACTCTGAGCTTTGAAGAGATTAGAAAAATAAGCAAAGAACAACCACGAAAGCTAAGAGTCAGAAGGTGATATATTTTATATTATGGAAAAGGTTTTCATTTATGACACTACTCTAAGAGATGGCTCTCAGGCGGAGGGTGTAAACTTCTCCCTTGAGGATAAACTGCGTATATTTCAGAAGCTGGATGAGTTTGGTATAGACTACATAGAATGTGGATGGCCCGGTGCAAACCCCAAGGATACCATACTCTTTGAAAGGCTCAGAAAATACAAGCCTCAGCATGCAAAGGTGGTGGCTTTTGGCTCTACCAGAAGACCTACAAAGAAAGCAGAAGAAGACCCGCAGTTGGAAAACCTTATAAAGTCTGGTGCAAGGGTTATAACCATATTTGGCAAAAGCTGGGATTTTCACGTAACGGAGGCTTTAAAGACTACCCTTGAAGAGAACCTCTCCATGGTCTACGACTCTGTAAGGTTTCTCAAAGACCATGTGGAAGAGGTCATCTTTGATGCGGAGCACTTCTTTGACGGATACAAGCACAATCCAGAGTATGCCCTTGAGGTTTTAAGGTCTGCCCTTGAGGGAGGTGCGGACTGGATTGTGTTATGTGATACCAACGGAGGCTCTCTGCCTCACGAAGTTTACGAGATAACCAAAAAGGTAAAGGAAACCTTCCCCACAGCCAAGATAGGCATACACACCCACAATGATTCTGAAAGCGCAGTTGCTAACTCCCTTATGGCGGTTTTGGCAGGTGTAAGGCAGGTGCATGGCACTATAAACGGTATTGGAGAAAGGACAGGCAACGCAAACCTCTGTTCTATAATTCCAAACCTTCAACTAAAGATGGGTTTTCTTGCGGTGCGGGAGGAGAGCTTAAGAAAGCTCACTGAGCTTAGCAACTTTATCTCCGAAATATCCAATATGCCACTTCCAAAGAATATGCCCTTTGTGGGTGAAAGTGCCTTTGCCCACAAGGCGGGAGTGCATGCCTCTGCGGTTCTAAAGCATGCAAGCACTTACGAACACATAGACCCTGCCCTTGTGGGAAACAGAAGAAAGATAACAGTTTCAGACCTGTCCGGTAAGAGCAATATTCTATACAAACTCAGAGAGATGGGTATTGAGGTGGACGAGCGATCTCCAGAGCTTTTAAAACTCGTTGAAAAGATAAAGGAACTTGAAAAGGAAGGATACCACTTTGAAGCGGCGGAGGCCTCCTTTGAGCTTTTATGCAAAAGGCACTTTGGTCTCGTTAGAGAATACTTCAACCTTGATGCCTATAGAGTTCTAATAGCTAAGAGAAGCACTGACAACTTGCCAGTGTCCGAAGCAACGGTCAGGCTCTTTATAGAAGACATAAAACAACATACCGCAGCACTGGGTAATGGACCAGTAAGTGCCCTTGATAGAGCCCTTAGGAAGGCACTTGAGGAGTTTTACCCAAGCCTTAAAGAGGTTCAACTTATAGACTACAAGGTAAGAATAGTAAACGAGTCAGAAGGGACATATGCAAAGGTTAGAGTCCTTATAGAGTCCACAGATGGGAAGAGGAAATGGGGGACTGTGGGGGTCTCCGAAAACATAATAGAAGCCTCCTGGATAGCTCTTACAGACAGCCTTGTTTACAAACTTCACAAGGATGAAGAGGAAGTTATAATTTAGAGTTATGAGACGGTGGCTATTTCTCATACCCTTTCTGCTCTCTATGGCGGAGCCAGTCAAAGACAGCAAACTAAGGGTGGAGCTTGAGGACAAGGATGGCTTAAAGCACAGCCTTAGAGGTCTTGTATGTAACGGTAGAGACAACCTAAGGGTCAGGGAAGGAAAAGTAGAATATGCGGTCAACTTTTCAAGCCTTAGGGCTATTGAAGTTCTTGGTCAAGATGGAACGCAGTTGAAGGTCAGGCTTTCCTTCAAGGACGGTCTGTCAAGAGACTATCTTATACCAGCAAACACATACTGCAAAGGGAACTCTCAAACAGGTGAGGCAGGCTTTTACCTTAGGGATACTAAGACTATATTTATTAAGACGGAGGAAAAATAAGGATGAGCAGGTTTAAGCTCCTTGGTATGTTTTTTGCAACCTTCGTGGTGGGATTTTTGCTGGGAATTGCTGGTGCATCTCAGGGTAGTAGACAGGAAGACGAATATAGATACTTCAGGATGTTCACCGATGTGTTTCGCACCGTCAAGGAAAATTATGTAGGGGAAGTCAATACAAGGGAGCTTATATACGGAGCACTCAATGGAATGCTCAAATCCCTTGACCCTTTTTCTGCCTTCTTTACTCCAGAACAGTATAGAGAGTTCAGACAGGAAACAGGAGGAGAGTTTGGTGGTGTGGGTATAGAGATAGGCATGGACAAGGGAAGACCAATAGTCATATCACCCATAGAAGGCACACCAGCCTATAGAGCAGGCATAAAGTCTGGTGACACAATTATTGAAATAGACGGTGAAGATACCTCTAATATGAACCTGATGGACGTGGTAAGAAGGATAAGGGGTAAGCCTGGGACCAAAGTAACTCTAACGATAATGAGAAAGGGAGTAGACAAACCCATAAAGGTTGAGCTGGAAAGGGCTATCATAAAGGTAGAAAGCGTCAAATGGACAAAAGTGCAAGATGTGGGATACATAAGGCTCTCTCAGTTTACAGAGGGTGCGGGTAGGGAAGTGGAGAGAGCGGTAAGGAATCTTATGTCTCAGGGTGTAAAAGGAATAGTGCTTGACCTCAGAAATGACCCAGGCGGTCTCCTTACAGAGGCTATAAATGTGTCTGAGGTCTTTCTAAAGGAGGGTAAGCTTGTGGTTTATACGAAGACAAAAAACGGCGAGGTAACGAGATACTTCTCAAGGAAAAAGCCAGTGCTTCCAGAAAATGTCCCTCTCCTTGTCCTTATAAACAGAGGTTCCGCTAGTGCATCAGAAATAGTGGCAGGTGCACTGCAAGATCACAAAAGGGCTATACTGGTAGGTGAAAGGAGCTTTGGAAAGGCGTCCGTGCAAAACATAATACCTCTTGAAGATGGCTCAGCGATAAAGCTAACGGTAGCTCACTATTACACACCCTTAGGAAGGCTAATAGACAAAAAGGGTATACAGCCAGATGTGGAGGTAAAAGTTTCGGAAGAACAAGAGGAAAAGCTGCAAGAGGCTATAAGGCAAAGAAGGC contains the following coding sequences:
- a CDS encoding flavin reductase family protein, translating into MMLFDMEKPQGFDPYEVLTRLVVPRPTAWVSTLSPEGIPNLAPFSFYNAVCDEPPVVLISISKRENHQRKDTSRNILATREFVINFVSEDLLKEVELSSRDFPPEISEFEVCKLQEAKAYKVEAPRVAKARAWLECRLLKHEELFDYDLIFGRVVFAGVESFEVASLKPVGRLSGKFCRIVEINQAPNQP
- a CDS encoding oxidoreductase, with product MYKILEKLRLSEDACLLKVHAPHVSKAEPGQFVMVQHTKLSELVPLAILETFQEGFSCLVKAVGRSTLEILEEAESFQYVAGPLGKPFPVEKYGKVSFYAYSWGIAPILNVAKALKSAGNRLFLQVVSEEFYLRDRYEALFDEVRHSEDILNFEADLVVSAGSNRLSYQLTQLFPQTPIISMVNTHMLDAVGLCLVCRVLVDGKYALACAEGPWFHAHRIDWENLMAREETYKEQERLALEEYLRTLRRRTLAT
- the lpxC gene encoding UDP-3-O-acyl-N-acetylglucosamine deacetylase codes for the protein MRQKTISRDVEFEGVGIHSGEVSRIVFHPEGENRGIRFLVRGTYIPANYKYVQGTDHATVLGKDGAKVSTVEHLLAVLYMLGVDNLTIEFIKGQEVPILDGSGYYFYKALKNLTLELEEEARFFEIKEPFEVRNCKGYIQAKPYEGFCASYRGYVKGILEEGIAQYCGNAREVVFARTFCYDKDVELLLQNGLAKGGSLKNAVVIGDGFVYNPEGMRSKDEPIRHKLLDLIGDLSLLGFRLKGKVFSYLGGHKLNYEFVKSLAESSLSTSLISSSVSTP
- a CDS encoding uroporphyrinogen-III synthase, with the translated sequence MLKRIAFTRGEEDIKKDKPIFEKAGFQVLELPLIEEELLDFEPPKESFDFVVFQSPRAVKAFLSKCRLKGEKIVVVGEKTKKAVEEQGYKVWAMPENYYGEELIELFRGISGRVLLPKSAIGRDEVIEGLKALGLEVYALDVYTIKPKLYQKEELVDKLSTADAVVFASPSAVKGLLANLQKEEAISLLEPIKVVCIGKTTKGFFEREMGLKCLVPEKPSIERVVELLRGLA
- the cimA gene encoding citramalate synthase, with the protein product MEKVFIYDTTLRDGSQAEGVNFSLEDKLRIFQKLDEFGIDYIECGWPGANPKDTILFERLRKYKPQHAKVVAFGSTRRPTKKAEEDPQLENLIKSGARVITIFGKSWDFHVTEALKTTLEENLSMVYDSVRFLKDHVEEVIFDAEHFFDGYKHNPEYALEVLRSALEGGADWIVLCDTNGGSLPHEVYEITKKVKETFPTAKIGIHTHNDSESAVANSLMAVLAGVRQVHGTINGIGERTGNANLCSIIPNLQLKMGFLAVREESLRKLTELSNFISEISNMPLPKNMPFVGESAFAHKAGVHASAVLKHASTYEHIDPALVGNRRKITVSDLSGKSNILYKLREMGIEVDERSPELLKLVEKIKELEKEGYHFEAAEASFELLCKRHFGLVREYFNLDAYRVLIAKRSTDNLPVSEATVRLFIEDIKQHTAALGNGPVSALDRALRKALEEFYPSLKEVQLIDYKVRIVNESEGTYAKVRVLIESTDGKRKWGTVGVSENIIEASWIALTDSLVYKLHKDEEEVII
- the dnaG gene encoding DNA primase, whose translation is MSSYRDLLAKIDIVDVISSYIELKRVGNNYTARCPFHPDDTPSFYVSPSKGIFKCFGCGVGGDAVKFVSLYENIDYWEALEKLAKRYGIKINLKRREKDSQILLALQRVAEFYHEELKNSKVAIQYLQSRGINSKTITKFQLGFAGNTDKMIRLLKEEDLLEVYEKSSNLIKIDENLYRDLFKNRLIIPIRDIKGNVIAFGGRSLDGSHPKYVNSPESEVFKKRSSLFGLFEAKDYIKESQRVIIVEGYFDLMSLWQEGIRNCTAPLGTALTEDHAYMLSKMAKTAILLYDGDQAGKRAVRSSVPHLLKAKMEVKVVYLPEGEDPDSFVKKEPKLLREMLSSSLPIEEYMLEEIRKGDKQAFDDLLYFCGFIPDGVKRFELLREVSRITGLPITSLQDRIPKMEVKGEREKIELSYHEAVFLAGLYRFGTEGIDFENLRLSPQAMELIEALQKGEYHLLPGYIRNFKAYDLERAFQESLRMLSTVEESLTLSFEEIRKISKEQPRKLRVRR
- a CDS encoding YgaP family membrane protein, whose product is MDRALRATSGGVLLLVFLIAILPSDIHWFWKAFIVFMAINQIQSAFTGWCPVVSLYRKLGIKECTC
- a CDS encoding tRNA threonylcarbamoyladenosine biosynthesis protein TsaB; protein product: MRLFSLDTSFSFINLTLIEDGKVVLHHMVDDNKKTLQHLPSLLKELKIEPESVDAFAVSLGVGYLTSLRIGITFMKTLAYLERKPIVGYENLMMLCLFVKAPEEKVVALRVSSNVFCRRCDGSKVSEIFTLDKKPEVPLVGLAIQSIGDIQLEYFPFSLYGGLWAYRRLSEGYMGDEPMLLEPIYLKEPV
- a CDS encoding 2Fe-2S iron-sulfur cluster-binding protein translates to MAKVKINRKVLDIPVGERFGEHHHEIEKAGVEFGCTDGQCGVCVCTVLKGLECFAEPSEQEEETLWRIGEYEENRRLACQLLIEKEGCEIELETD
- a CDS encoding S41 family peptidase gives rise to the protein MSRFKLLGMFFATFVVGFLLGIAGASQGSRQEDEYRYFRMFTDVFRTVKENYVGEVNTRELIYGALNGMLKSLDPFSAFFTPEQYREFRQETGGEFGGVGIEIGMDKGRPIVISPIEGTPAYRAGIKSGDTIIEIDGEDTSNMNLMDVVRRIRGKPGTKVTLTIMRKGVDKPIKVELERAIIKVESVKWTKVQDVGYIRLSQFTEGAGREVERAVRNLMSQGVKGIVLDLRNDPGGLLTEAINVSEVFLKEGKLVVYTKTKNGEVTRYFSRKKPVLPENVPLLVLINRGSASASEIVAGALQDHKRAILVGERSFGKASVQNIIPLEDGSAIKLTVAHYYTPLGRLIDKKGIQPDVEVKVSEEQEEKLQEAIRQRRLQGATGVIVEPELDPQLKRAIEIIKSGHKGYAHTGG
- the kdsB gene encoding 3-deoxy-manno-octulosonate cytidylyltransferase gives rise to the protein MRRLIVIPARLSSTRLREKPLTPILGKPLIRWVVEGCLKTKERVILATDSERVYEVVKDLPVEVKFTPSDLPSGSDRVAYAIRDEEIDWVINYQGDEPFVYEEDIQRLFHALEDHPVATLAIKDPHAYKDPNSVKVVLRQDHTALYFSRSPIPYMKTSSDPYPLKHVGIYAYRKQTLLEFTTMQKSTLEALENLEQLRLLEAGYNIKVILTKNYYHGVDTEEDIRLVERELSARLFTNS